The Indicator indicator isolate 239-I01 chromosome 18, UM_Iind_1.1, whole genome shotgun sequence genome includes a region encoding these proteins:
- the HBEGF gene encoding proheparin-binding EGF-like growth factor codes for MDGRAVLIHALLAAVCSAAASGLGRDERHNEVLRRGGGAPVPATAPLLGRSLEKEGGGAASGDDLSGLPRVAFLSKPQGLVTPKKKGNGNKRRKGKGLGKKRDPCLRKYKDFCIHGECKYIRELGAPSCICQPGYHGERCHGLLLPVEHPPSTYDHTTALAVVAVILSSLCLVIIAALLMLKCHKRGVYDVENEEKIKLGITVNH; via the exons ATGGACGGGCGGGCGGTGCTGATCCACGCGCTGCTGGCGGCAG TGTGCTCGGCGGCAGCAAGCGGTCTGGGCCGGGACGAGCGGCACAACGAGGTGCTGCGAAGGGGCGGTGGGGCGCCGGTCCCAGCCACGGCTCCGCTGCTCGGccgcagcctggagaaggaaggtGGCGGAGCGGCCTCAGGGGACGATCTCAGCGGGTTGCCGAGAG TTGCTTTCCTGTCAAAGCCTCAAGGCCTGGTTACTCCCAAGAAAAAAGGGAACgggaataaaagaagaaaaggcaaagggCTGGGGAAGAAGAGGGACCCGTGCCTGCGGAAGTACAAAGATTTCTGTATTCACGGAGAATGCAAATACATCCGCGAGCTGGGAGCTCCCTCCTGCAT ATGCCAGCCAGGATATCATGGAGAGAGATGCCATGGCCTCTTGCTGCCCGTGGAGCACCCCCCCAGCACATATGACCACACCACGGCTCTGGCTGTGGTTGCTGTCATTCTGTCCTCCTTGTGTCTTGTCATCATCGCAGCCCTGCTGATGCTCAA GTGTCACAAGAGGGGTGTCTACGACGTAGAAAACGAAGAGAAAATCAAGCTGGgcatcactgtgaaccactga
- the SLC4A9 gene encoding anion exchange protein 4 gives MARGYACPGRCPSPAPLGPDPAPLPSGPAPRRVEVSGAEWRGAELPGRPPPGRASPATGPPASGLPEILIPAKSTASTMLQRPPWAHEEQTASVKLIVGLEEVLGVHSGAEDEYEGEFVALGDVGADGERRPSHLHQTWIQHQKLLGLNSWPICCEAGAGCHESQQLQRACLWLLVLVAMLAHISGPAGVALQVADAHSQHRAEGSNPEAPYQDFGCNIFPLSTAPASERASAILQQEEQQDAICPLLFIQLNQLLSTPAGLEWRETARWMKFEEKVEDGGRRWSTPHVPALHLHSLFQLRVCLQEGTILLDLDASSFKEIIDQALSGQPEGVGLKPELQQRLAALLLLQPRHQPTRALLQLLVECGLFLCRGKAKSCPEPGAQLSETPLVEQLRNQLQKKIPRGAEAAHVAVGEVDFLEKPFTAFIRLRRGVALGSLAEVALPSRFLFILLGPQTKVKAYHEVGRAMATLLADEHFRRAAYQAECREDLIAGMKAFLDELTVLPPGKWDHSARIPPPICLLSPHRNTVSDWQPHSNGDMAAAADRANLRHSHSGDELERTGRLFGGLLRDIQRKVPWYSSDFSDALHPQCLSTVLYIYLATVTNAIAFGGMLGDATANMQGVLESFLGTAFAGSIFCLFSGQPLTILSSTGPVLVFERLLFSFSHDHNLDYLEFRLWIGLWVAFFGVVLVATEASHLVRYFTRFTEEGFCALISLIFIYDSLKKMLSLADIFPINWQYRLDNVTVYSCICNLSSPGHSSAGNGTLLPLLLAPQQPPAALAGLSQTQCLDQGGHLLGTSCHYVPDVTLFSFLLFGGTFLSCTVLKLFRSSHYFPAGVRKLVSDFAVILAILISCAVDAVLGLETPKLLIPSELKPTNPERGWIVFPFRANPWWVCLVSVVPAILITILIFMDQQITAVILNRREYKLQKGAGFHLDLLCVSLLMAVNSATGLPWYVSATVISLAHMESLRKESAASAPGEHPEFLGIREQRLTGLAVFTLMGISVFMAPVLKHIPMPVLYGVFLHMGVAALNSIQLTDRVRLLLMPAKHQPDLAYLRHVPLHKVHLFTFIQLLCLALLWVIKSSMAAILFPVMLLALVGIRKGLECIFSLHDLSWLDSLLPDTVSKEAEGRQPRKQKVGECNGEEVSDILHAVLLHSHPQGCLDVGAVPGLS, from the exons ATGGCCCGCGGCTACGCGTGTCCCGGCCGCTGCCCAAGCCCCGCTCCGCTCGGCCCCGACCCGGCCCCACTGCCCAGCGGCCCGGCCCCGCGGCGGGTAGAAGTCAGCGGGGCGGAGTGGAGAGGGGCGGAGCTGCCTGGCCGCCCGCCCCCGGGAAGGGCTTCCCCCGCCACGGGGCCGCCAGCGTCG GGTCTTCCAGAGATCCTCATCCCAGCCAAGAGCACCGCCTCCACCATGCTGCAGCGCCCACCTTGGGCACATGAAGAACAAACAGCCTC AGTGAAGCTGATTGTGGGACTGGAAGAAGTCCTGGGTGTCCACTCTGGGGCAGAGGATGAGTATGAGGGAGAGTTTGTTGCACTCGGTGATGTCGGGGCTGATGGGGAGAGACGCCCCTCACACCTCCACCAGACCTGGATCCAGCACCAGAAGCTCCTTGGCCTCAACTCCTGGCCCATCTGTTGTGAGGCAG GAGCGGGATGCCATGAAAGCCAGCAGCTACAGAGGGCatgcctgtggctgctggtgctggtggccaTGCTAGCCCACATATCTGGACCAGCTGGTGTGGCTCTCCAGGTGGCAGATGCCcactcacagcacagagcagagggaagcaacCCTGAAGCTCCCTACCAGGATTTTGGCTGCAACATCTTCCCtttgagcacagccccagcatccGAGAGAGCCAGTGCCATCTTGCAGCAGGAAGAACAGCAGGATGCCATCTGCCCACTGCTCTTCATCCAGCTCAaccagctcctcagcaccccAGCGGGGCTGGAGTGGAGAGAGACAGCCAG GTGGATGAAGTTTGAGGAGAAGGTGGAGGATGGTGGGAGGCGTTGGAGTACACCCCACGTCCCAGCCCTCCACCTGCacagcctcttccagctgaGGGTGTGCCTGCAGGAAGGAACTATTCTCCTGGATCTGGATGCATCAAGCTTCAAGGAAATAATTG ACCAGGcactttctgggcagcctgagggcGTGGGGCTGAAGCCCGAGCTACAGCAGCGCCTGgcagccctcctgctgctccagccacgGCACCAGCccaccagagccctgctgcagctccttgtTGAGTGTGGCCTCTTTCTCTGCCGAG GGAAGGCCAAAAGCTGCCCTGAGCCCGGAGCCCagctctctgaaacacctcttGTGGAGCAG CTGAGAAACCAACTCCAGAAGAAGATCCCACGAGGGGCTGAAGCAGCCCATGTTGCAGTGGGGGAAGTTGACTTCCTGGAGAAGCCCTTTACAGCCTTCATCCGCCTCAGGAGAGGGGTGGCCCTTGGCTCGCTGGCCGAAGttgctctccccagcag GTTCCTCTTCATTCTGCTGGGTCCCCAAACCAAAGTGAAAGCCTATCATGAGGTTGGcagagccatggccacactgctggcagaTGAG CATTTCCGAAGGGCTGCCTATCAGGCTGAGTGCCGAGAGGACCTCATTGCAGGGATGAAGGCATTCTTGGATGAGCTGACTGTGCTTCCTCCTGGGAAATGGGATCACAGTGCTCGAATTCCTCCACCGATCTGCCTACTGTCTCCACACAG GAACACTGTGTCAGACTGGCAGCCCCACAGCAATGGAGacatggcagcagctgcagacagagcCAACCTGAGGCACTCACACTCTGGGGATGAGCTGGAGAGGACAGGCAG gCTTTTTGGGGGCCTGCTGCGAGACATCCAGAGGAAGGTGCCATGGTACAGCAGCGACTTCTCTGATGCCCTGCACCCCCAGTGCCTCTCAACAGTGCTCTACATCTACCTGGCAACAGTCACCAATGCCATTGCCTTTGGGGGCATGCTGGGGGATGCCACTGCTAACATGCAG GGGGTGCTGGAGAGCTTCCTTGGAACAGCCTTTGCTGGCTCCatcttctgcctcttttctgGCCAGCCTCTGACCATTCTGAGCAGCACTGGCCCCGTGCTGGTCTTTGAgcgcctcctcttctccttcagccA TGACCACAACTTGGACTACCTGGAGTTTCGCCTCTGGATTGGGCTCTGGGTGGCCTTCTTTGGTGTGGTCTTGGTGGCCACTGAGGCCAGCCACCTGGTGCGGTACTTCACCCGCTTCACTGAAGAAGGCTTCTGTGCCCTCATCAGCTTGATATTCATCTATGACTCTCTGAAGAAGATGCTGAGCCTCGCAGACATCTTCCCCATCAACTGGCAGTACAGGCTGGACAACGTCACTGTCTACAGCTGCATCTGCAACTTGTCCAGCCCTG gtcacagctctgcagggaacgGAACGCTGCTGCCCTTACTCCTGGCTCCCCAGCAG cctcctgctgccctggctggcCTGAGCCAGACCCAGTGCTTGGATCAAGGTGGACACCTCCTGGGGACTAGCTGCCACTATGTGCCTGATGTcaccctcttctccttcctgctgtTTGGGGGCACCTTCCTCTCCTGTACTGTGCTCAAGCTCTTCAGGAGCAGCCATTACTTCCCTGCAGGG GTGCGGAAGCTGGTGAGTGACTTCGCTGTCATCCTTGCCATCCTCATCTCATGTGCTGTCGATGCTGTCCTAGGCCTGGAGACGCCCAAGCTCCTCATCCCCAGTGAGCTCAAG cccaCGAATCCAGAGCGAGGCTGGATCGTCTTCCCCTTCAGAGCCAACCCATGGTGGGTCTGCTTGGTGTCTGTGGTGCCTGCCATCCTCATCACCATACTCATTTTCATGGACCAGCAGATCACGGCTGTCATCCTTAACCGCAGGGAGTACAAGCTGCAG AAAGGAGCAGGCTTTCACCTGGACCTCCTCTGTGTCTCCCTCCTGATGGCTGTCAATTCTGCCACTGGCCTCCCTTGGTATGTCTCAGCCACCGTCATCTCCCTGGCACATATGGAAAGCCTGAGGAAGGAGAGCGCGGCCTCAGCTCCTGGCGAGCACCCCGAGTTTCTGGGCATCAG ggagcagaggctgacTGGCCTGGCTGTCTTCACCCTGATGGGAATCTCTGTCTTCATGGCACCTGTTCTCAAG CACATCCCGATGCCAGTGCTCTATGGGGTCTTTCTGCACATGGGGGTGGCGGCACTCAACAGCATCCAG CTCACGGACCGTGTGCGGCTGCTCCTGATGCCAGCCAAGCACCAGCCAGACCTCGCCTACCTTCGCCATGTGCCCCTGCACAAAGTACACCTCTTCACCTTcatccagctgctctgcctggctctACTCTGGGTTATCAAGTCCAGCATGGCAGCTATTCTTTTCCCAGTAATG ctgctggccctggTGGGCATCCGGAAGGGGCTGGAGTGCATATTCTCCCTGCATGACTTGAGCTGGCTGGACAGCCTTCTGCCTGACACAGTGAgcaaggaggcagaggggagacagCCTAGGAAGCAGAAGGTGGGGGAATGCAATGGCGAGGAGGTAAGTGATATCTTGCATGCGGTGCTCCTTCACAGCCATCCCCAGGGATGCTTGGATGTGGGGGCTGTGCCGGGCCTGAGCTAA